One genomic window of Cellulophaga sp. Hel_I_12 includes the following:
- the mfd gene encoding transcription-repair coupling factor translates to MPQNNIQQLYSHSQSSLELQTTIANFENNPQNLALKGLVGSSLSFVLSDAFKAADKPFLVIFNDKEEAAYHLNDLEQLVGEKEVLFYPGSYRRPYQLEETDNANVLLRAEVLNRINSRKKPALIVTYPDALFEKVVTRKDLDKNTLKIKLEDSLSLDFLNEVLFEYKFKRVDFVSEPGEFSVRGGIVDVFSFSNDEPYRIEFFGDEVESIRTFDVETQLSKEKVTKIAIIPNVENKFLNETRESFLNYIAQNTVVFSADLDLLFSRLDSFFEKAEDAFKKLSTEIKHATPKELFVDADLFKKEVASFHLLTTGNHTAGIAFETIGFNTKPQPSFNKKFNLLIEDFNSNHKKGYTNYLFCSSEQQAKRFHDIFEEITATNQQVHYKTIVFSLYQGFIDDDLKVVCYTDHQIFERYHKFHLKNGYAKKQAITLKELNRLEIGDYVTHMDHGIGKFGGLQKIDVEGKKQEAIKLVYGDRDILYVSIHSLHKISKFNGKDGAPPKIYKLGSGAWKKVKEKAKSRVKKIAFDLIKIYAKRRLEKGFQYGPDGYLQNELEASFIYEDTPDQSKATEDIKRDMESERPMDRLICGDVGFGKTEVAIRAAFKAVANGKQVAVLVPTTILAFQHSRTFSERLSDMPVTVDYLNRFRTAKEKKETLENLASGKVDIIIGTHQLVNKNVKFKDLGLLIVDEEQKFGVAVKDKLKSIKENVDVLTLTATPIPRTLQFSLMAARDLSVINTAPPNRYPIQSEVIRFSEETIRDAISYEIQRGGQVFFIHNRIENIKEVAGMIQRLVPDAKVGIGHGQMEGKKLENLMLAFINSEFDVLVSTTIVESGLDVSNANTIFINNANNFGLSDLHQMRGRVGRSNKKAFCYFITPPYDVMTNDARKRIQALEQFTELGSGFNIAMKDLEIRGAGDLLGGEQSGFINDIGFDAYQKILTEAVDELKENEFKDLYEELEGHHEKVFVKETQIDADFELLFPDDYINNISERLTLYTELNLIKDETALQKFETELIDRFGELPIEAEDLLNSVRIKWIANSIGLEKIVMKQGKMIGYFIADQQSAFYQSTAFSKTLQFVQTHAKHGKIKEKQTRNGLRLLLVFENIHSVDKAYLALQPFEKSVQ, encoded by the coding sequence TTGCCCCAAAATAATATTCAACAACTATATTCTCATTCCCAGTCTTCACTGGAATTGCAAACTACTATTGCCAATTTTGAAAATAACCCACAAAACTTAGCACTAAAAGGACTCGTAGGTTCATCCCTGTCTTTTGTCTTATCTGATGCTTTTAAGGCTGCTGACAAGCCTTTTCTAGTTATTTTTAATGATAAAGAAGAAGCCGCATACCACTTAAACGATTTGGAGCAGCTAGTCGGAGAAAAAGAAGTGCTTTTTTATCCCGGAAGCTACCGCAGACCATATCAATTAGAAGAAACTGATAACGCTAATGTGTTATTACGTGCAGAGGTTTTAAACCGGATCAATTCTAGAAAAAAACCAGCGCTCATTGTGACCTACCCTGATGCGCTTTTTGAAAAGGTGGTGACTCGGAAAGATCTAGACAAAAACACCCTCAAAATAAAATTAGAAGATTCCTTATCCCTCGATTTCTTGAACGAAGTATTGTTCGAATACAAATTTAAGAGGGTTGATTTTGTTTCAGAGCCTGGCGAGTTTTCTGTACGCGGCGGTATTGTCGATGTTTTTTCGTTCTCTAACGATGAGCCTTATCGCATTGAGTTTTTTGGCGATGAAGTAGAAAGCATCAGAACCTTTGATGTTGAAACTCAATTATCTAAAGAGAAGGTCACTAAAATTGCCATTATCCCAAATGTAGAGAACAAATTCCTAAACGAAACCAGAGAGAGTTTTCTAAACTATATCGCCCAAAATACGGTTGTTTTCAGTGCAGATTTAGACCTGCTTTTTAGTCGCCTAGATTCGTTTTTTGAAAAAGCAGAAGATGCTTTTAAAAAACTATCGACCGAAATAAAACACGCCACACCAAAAGAGTTATTTGTGGATGCTGATTTGTTTAAAAAAGAAGTGGCCTCTTTTCATTTATTAACCACAGGTAATCACACTGCTGGAATTGCTTTTGAAACCATTGGTTTTAATACCAAACCACAACCGTCTTTCAATAAAAAGTTTAATTTATTGATTGAAGATTTTAATAGCAATCATAAAAAAGGCTATACCAATTACTTGTTTTGTTCCTCCGAACAGCAGGCAAAACGGTTTCATGATATTTTTGAAGAAATCACCGCTACAAATCAGCAAGTTCATTACAAAACTATCGTTTTTTCATTGTATCAAGGTTTTATTGATGATGATTTAAAAGTAGTTTGCTATACCGATCATCAAATTTTTGAACGCTATCATAAATTCCATCTTAAAAATGGCTACGCCAAAAAGCAGGCCATTACCTTAAAAGAATTAAATCGCTTAGAAATTGGCGATTATGTAACCCACATGGATCATGGTATCGGAAAGTTTGGTGGTTTACAAAAAATTGATGTCGAAGGTAAAAAACAAGAAGCGATAAAATTGGTCTATGGAGATCGTGATATTCTGTATGTGAGTATCCATTCTTTACACAAAATATCAAAATTCAACGGCAAAGATGGGGCACCCCCTAAAATTTACAAATTAGGTTCAGGCGCTTGGAAAAAAGTAAAAGAAAAAGCCAAATCGCGTGTTAAAAAAATTGCATTCGATTTAATAAAAATTTATGCCAAACGTCGTCTTGAAAAAGGATTTCAATACGGTCCCGATGGGTATCTGCAAAATGAATTAGAAGCCTCTTTCATTTATGAAGACACCCCCGATCAGAGCAAAGCTACCGAAGATATTAAAAGAGACATGGAAAGCGAACGCCCCATGGATCGCTTAATTTGTGGCGATGTAGGTTTTGGAAAAACTGAGGTGGCCATCCGTGCTGCTTTTAAAGCGGTAGCCAACGGAAAGCAGGTGGCTGTTTTAGTGCCAACGACCATATTAGCGTTTCAGCATAGCAGAACGTTTAGCGAACGTTTAAGCGATATGCCGGTAACAGTCGATTATTTAAACCGTTTTAGAACGGCAAAAGAAAAGAAAGAAACCCTTGAAAACCTAGCCTCAGGCAAAGTAGATATTATCATTGGCACCCACCAATTGGTCAACAAAAATGTAAAATTTAAAGATTTAGGCTTACTGATTGTAGATGAGGAACAAAAATTTGGAGTCGCTGTAAAAGACAAACTAAAGTCTATCAAAGAAAATGTAGATGTCTTAACGCTTACCGCTACGCCGATCCCCAGAACTTTACAGTTTAGTTTAATGGCGGCCAGAGATTTATCGGTCATCAATACGGCACCGCCCAACCGATATCCAATTCAGAGTGAAGTGATTCGCTTTTCCGAAGAAACCATTCGGGATGCCATTAGCTATGAAATTCAACGTGGTGGTCAGGTGTTTTTTATTCATAACCGCATCGAAAACATCAAAGAAGTTGCCGGAATGATTCAGCGTTTGGTACCTGATGCCAAAGTTGGTATAGGTCACGGACAAATGGAAGGTAAAAAACTAGAAAACCTGATGCTCGCTTTTATCAATAGTGAATTTGATGTCTTGGTGTCTACCACCATTGTAGAAAGTGGGCTAGATGTAAGTAACGCCAATACCATTTTTATCAATAACGCCAATAATTTTGGTTTGAGTGATTTACACCAAATGCGGGGTCGTGTAGGTCGAAGCAATAAAAAGGCCTTCTGTTATTTTATAACACCACCGTATGATGTGATGACCAACGATGCCCGAAAACGAATTCAGGCTTTAGAGCAATTCACCGAATTAGGGAGCGGTTTTAATATCGCCATGAAAGATTTAGAAATACGTGGTGCTGGAGATTTATTGGGCGGTGAACAAAGCGGATTTATTAATGATATTGGTTTTGATGCCTACCAAAAAATCCTCACAGAAGCCGTTGACGAATTGAAAGAAAACGAATTTAAAGATTTGTATGAGGAGCTTGAGGGGCATCATGAAAAAGTGTTTGTAAAAGAAACTCAAATTGATGCTGATTTTGAATTGTTATTCCCTGATGATTACATCAATAATATTTCAGAGCGATTAACTTTATACACAGAGTTAAACCTTATTAAAGACGAAACTGCTTTACAAAAATTTGAAACTGAATTGATAGACCGTTTCGGAGAACTACCTATTGAGGCCGAAGATTTATTGAATTCGGTTCGCATTAAATGGATTGCCAACAGCATTGGTTTAGAAAAAATTGTCATGAAGCAAGGTAAAATGATTGGCTATTTTATTGCGGATCAACAGTCTGCATTTTACCAAAGCACAGCATTCTCTAAAACACTACAATTTGTACAAACGCATGCAAAACACGGCAAAATAAAGGAAAAACAAACCAGAAACGGACTTCGATTGCTTTTAGTTTTTGAAAATATCCATTCGGTTGATAAAGCGTATTTGGCCTTACAGCCTTTTGAAAAAAGTGTTCAGTAA
- a CDS encoding ATP-dependent DNA ligase — translation MKKFASLIKTLDSTNKTTAKVDALARYFSNANDEDKVWTIAILSHRRPPRPVNTTLLRTWAAEFAQIPLWLFEESYHIVGDLAETIALVFPSSPQSTEKSLTRFLQEMIALKKKPEAAKKNYVYENWNLLDYYERFVFTKLITGGFRIGVSQKLMTKALSKTTGIPEDILAYKLMGNWDPNSITFQALILEENENDYLSKPYPFYLAYALENKASLLGDVNDWSVEHKWDGIRSQTIFRNDQLFVWSRGEELVTDKYPEFENLVGLIPNGTVIDAEILPYFDKNIGTFNDLQKRIGRKTISKALLKKVPVILKAYDVLEWQGKDIRQLPFMERREILEHIMQLINAYNYENQTSEEISALPFQLSQTMNFDSWNQVAKEREGSRDKFSEGLMLKRKDSPYLVGRKKGDWWKWKVDPLTIDAVLTYAMRGHGRRSNLFTDYTFALWDHDENGEKQLVTFAKAYSGLTDAEFKKIDTWIKKNTLERFGPVRSVTPYHVFEIAFEGIAFSKRHKSGIATRFPRILRWRQDKKIEEANTLEDLKSQIPNEAIE, via the coding sequence ATGAAGAAATTCGCATCCTTAATAAAAACCTTAGATAGCACTAATAAAACGACGGCTAAAGTCGACGCTTTGGCTCGTTATTTCTCAAACGCAAATGACGAAGACAAGGTTTGGACGATTGCCATTCTTTCACACCGAAGACCACCGAGACCAGTAAACACTACCTTATTGAGAACTTGGGCCGCGGAGTTTGCTCAAATTCCACTATGGCTTTTTGAAGAGAGTTATCATATTGTTGGCGATTTAGCCGAAACCATTGCTTTAGTATTTCCGTCTTCGCCGCAAAGCACCGAAAAAAGTCTGACGCGCTTTTTGCAGGAAATGATAGCTTTAAAAAAGAAACCTGAAGCAGCGAAAAAAAACTACGTATACGAGAATTGGAACCTACTCGATTATTACGAACGCTTTGTGTTTACCAAGTTGATTACCGGCGGTTTTAGAATCGGTGTGAGTCAAAAATTGATGACCAAGGCCTTATCAAAAACAACGGGTATTCCTGAAGATATTTTGGCTTATAAATTAATGGGGAACTGGGATCCAAATTCGATCACATTTCAAGCTTTAATTTTAGAAGAAAACGAAAATGATTACCTCTCAAAACCCTACCCTTTTTATTTGGCCTACGCCTTAGAAAATAAAGCTTCCCTTTTAGGAGATGTAAACGATTGGTCGGTGGAACACAAATGGGACGGAATTCGATCACAAACCATATTTAGAAACGATCAACTCTTTGTCTGGAGTCGCGGCGAAGAATTAGTAACCGATAAATATCCTGAGTTTGAAAACTTGGTAGGCCTTATTCCTAATGGAACGGTCATTGATGCTGAAATTTTACCCTATTTTGATAAAAATATCGGTACTTTCAATGATTTACAAAAGCGTATTGGTCGAAAGACAATTTCTAAAGCCTTACTCAAAAAAGTACCTGTAATTCTCAAAGCCTATGATGTACTAGAATGGCAAGGCAAAGATATTCGGCAGTTACCCTTTATGGAACGAAGAGAAATTCTAGAACATATAATGCAATTGATAAACGCTTACAACTACGAAAACCAAACCTCAGAAGAAATCTCAGCATTACCTTTTCAATTATCCCAAACTATGAATTTTGATTCATGGAATCAGGTAGCTAAAGAAAGAGAAGGTTCCAGAGATAAATTCAGCGAAGGTTTAATGTTAAAGCGAAAAGACTCCCCTTATTTAGTTGGACGCAAAAAAGGCGATTGGTGGAAATGGAAAGTAGACCCACTAACGATTGATGCTGTTCTAACCTACGCCATGCGCGGGCATGGTAGACGAAGCAACCTTTTTACCGATTATACCTTTGCCCTTTGGGATCACGATGAAAATGGAGAAAAACAACTCGTTACCTTCGCAAAAGCCTATTCAGGCCTAACGGATGCCGAGTTTAAAAAAATAGACACTTGGATTAAAAAAAATACCTTAGAACGTTTTGGTCCTGTACGGAGTGTTACGCCTTATCATGTTTTTGAGATTGCCTTTGAGGGGATTGCCTTTTCAAAAAGACATAAAAGCGGAATCGCCACACGTTTTCCCAGAATTCTAAGATGGCGCCAAGATAAAAAAATTGAGGAGGCAAATACCTTGGAAGATTTAAAGTCACAAATTCCGAACGAAGCTATCGAATAG
- the pdeM gene encoding ligase-associated DNA damage response endonuclease PdeM: protein MTETITINEQTFIMHCSGALLWQEKEILLISDVHFGKVSHFRKFGAAVPQKAIAKNFELLNEVLALFKPKQLFFLGDLFHSSLNQEWLLFNDWVSSQKLKITLVKGNHDIISDVNYTAIGIDCSDEVELDDFLFTHHPEERETMFNFSGHIHPAIKLQGAGRQSLKLPCFFKSENQLILPAFGTFTGTFTLKPTAAHQVFAITKDSVFAVPLSH from the coding sequence ATGACAGAAACCATTACCATCAACGAGCAAACTTTTATCATGCACTGCTCAGGGGCACTATTGTGGCAAGAAAAAGAAATTTTGTTAATCAGTGATGTGCATTTTGGTAAGGTATCGCATTTTAGAAAATTTGGCGCTGCGGTGCCTCAAAAAGCAATTGCTAAGAATTTTGAATTGTTGAATGAGGTACTGGCCTTATTTAAACCCAAACAACTATTTTTTTTAGGGGATTTGTTTCATTCCTCTCTAAATCAAGAATGGCTCTTATTTAACGATTGGGTAAGCTCACAAAAGCTAAAAATTACATTAGTTAAAGGCAATCATGACATTATTTCTGATGTAAACTACACTGCAATTGGTATTGATTGTAGTGATGAAGTAGAGTTAGATGATTTTTTATTCACCCATCACCCCGAAGAAAGAGAAACTATGTTTAACTTTTCAGGACACATTCATCCAGCAATAAAACTCCAAGGAGCAGGAAGACAAAGCCTAAAACTCCCTTGTTTTTTTAAAAGTGAAAACCAACTAATTTTACCGGCATTTGGCACATTCACAGGAACCTTTACCTTAAAACCTACAGCAGCGCATCAAGTTTTTGCGATTACGAAGGATTCGGTTTTTGCGGTTCCACTTAGCCATTAG
- a CDS encoding ligase-associated DNA damage response DEXH box helicase produces the protein MTKEELYIIAEQWFQQQGWVPFQFQKDTWKAFLQGKNGLLNAPTGSGKTYALWFPIILDYIKNNPEYTTKHKKGLKAIWITPLRALSEEIRQSAERVATDLGTQMTVGIRTGDTSTKERTAQKKNMPDLLITTPESLQLLLASKGYAKTFKDCTAIVVDEWHELLGTKRGVQMELALSRLKAVSKKMRIWGISATIGNLEEARDVLLGLEESPKKSVLIKAKLDKKITVKSIIPKTMETFPWRGHLGLHLLEEIVPIINSSKTTLLFTNTRSQCEIWFQKILEKHPEYAGDIAMHHGSINKETRVWVEQAIRNGSLKAVVCTSSLDLGVDFAPVETVIQIGGPKGVARFLQRAGRSGHSPGKESVIHFLPTHAMELIEASALQQAVKHTVVEDRMPYLNSFDVLLQYLTTLAISDGFYPKEIYREIKHSFCYQGITEDQWQWLLNFLVMGSQSLQSYDEYKKIEVEADGKFVVHNKGIAMRHRFQIGTIVGDANIIVKYQKGGYIGSIEEFFISKLTPGDVFTFAGRNLEFIRIKNMEAHVRNSTKKTNKVPSWMGGRLTFSAQMSELLREELYKVASPSSTNTSSSLSTSEGEQSVELNSLKHIFDKQREESIVPKPNELLIETFKTRDGYHHIFYPFEGRGVHEAMGSLLGYRISLLAPITFSLAFNDYGFELLSDQEIDMQQVLDNNLFTTDFMLSDLQKSLNATEMARRSFRDIAVISGMVFTGYPNKGIKMKHLQSSSQLLFDVFRDYEADNLLFQQAFSETFEHQLEQGRLGLALERIAEQDIIWKACKKPTPFSFPIITDRLREKLSSEKLADRIKKMTAILMK, from the coding sequence ATGACCAAAGAAGAATTATATATTATTGCAGAACAGTGGTTTCAACAACAAGGTTGGGTCCCCTTTCAATTCCAAAAAGACACTTGGAAAGCATTTTTACAGGGTAAAAACGGACTGTTAAACGCACCAACCGGCAGTGGAAAAACTTATGCGCTTTGGTTTCCTATTATTTTAGACTACATCAAAAACAATCCTGAGTATACCACTAAACATAAAAAAGGATTAAAAGCCATCTGGATTACCCCGCTACGGGCTTTATCCGAAGAAATTCGGCAATCTGCAGAGCGAGTTGCCACCGATTTAGGAACACAAATGACCGTAGGCATTAGAACTGGAGATACTTCTACAAAAGAACGTACCGCCCAGAAAAAAAATATGCCCGATTTGTTGATCACGACTCCTGAAAGCTTGCAATTACTATTAGCCTCTAAAGGCTACGCAAAAACCTTTAAAGATTGCACAGCTATTGTTGTGGACGAATGGCACGAACTACTCGGCACCAAGCGTGGCGTGCAAATGGAACTGGCTTTATCGCGATTAAAAGCGGTATCAAAAAAAATGAGGATATGGGGTATTTCGGCTACCATTGGAAATTTAGAAGAAGCACGTGATGTGTTGTTAGGTCTAGAAGAAAGTCCCAAAAAATCGGTCTTAATAAAGGCTAAACTTGATAAAAAAATTACCGTAAAAAGCATCATCCCCAAAACCATGGAAACTTTTCCTTGGCGTGGACATCTAGGTTTACACCTGTTAGAAGAAATTGTACCAATCATCAATTCGAGTAAAACTACTTTGTTGTTTACCAATACGCGAAGCCAATGTGAAATATGGTTTCAGAAGATCTTAGAAAAGCATCCGGAATACGCAGGAGATATTGCCATGCACCATGGCAGCATTAATAAAGAAACCCGTGTTTGGGTTGAACAAGCCATTCGCAATGGCAGTCTTAAAGCGGTGGTTTGCACCTCTAGTTTAGATTTGGGTGTTGATTTTGCCCCTGTAGAAACCGTCATCCAAATTGGCGGTCCAAAAGGCGTAGCTCGTTTTCTACAACGTGCGGGTCGCAGTGGACACAGCCCGGGCAAGGAAAGTGTCATTCATTTTTTACCTACCCACGCCATGGAACTCATCGAAGCCTCTGCCCTTCAGCAAGCCGTTAAACATACTGTCGTAGAGGACCGAATGCCGTATTTGAATAGTTTTGATGTTTTATTGCAATATTTAACCACATTAGCCATTTCAGACGGCTTTTATCCCAAAGAAATTTATCGCGAAATAAAACACAGCTTTTGCTACCAAGGTATTACCGAAGACCAATGGCAGTGGCTATTAAATTTTTTGGTAATGGGTAGCCAAAGTTTGCAAAGTTATGATGAATATAAAAAGATAGAAGTTGAAGCCGATGGTAAATTTGTAGTCCATAACAAAGGAATTGCGATGCGTCACCGATTTCAAATAGGCACCATTGTGGGCGATGCCAACATCATCGTAAAGTATCAAAAAGGGGGTTATATAGGAAGTATAGAGGAGTTTTTTATTTCTAAATTAACACCTGGAGATGTGTTCACCTTTGCAGGTCGGAATTTAGAATTTATACGCATAAAAAACATGGAAGCGCATGTGCGTAATTCTACTAAAAAAACCAATAAAGTTCCCAGTTGGATGGGGGGTAGACTTACGTTTTCTGCTCAGATGTCCGAACTACTTCGAGAAGAATTGTATAAAGTGGCTTCCCCTAGCTCCACAAATACTTCGAGTTCGCTCAGCACAAGTGAAGGCGAGCAAAGTGTGGAACTAAACTCATTGAAACACATTTTTGATAAGCAACGAGAAGAAAGTATTGTGCCTAAGCCGAATGAATTGTTAATTGAAACTTTTAAAACGCGTGATGGCTATCATCATATTTTTTATCCGTTTGAAGGGCGTGGTGTACACGAAGCCATGGGGAGTTTGTTAGGGTATCGCATAAGTTTATTAGCACCCATTACTTTTTCATTAGCCTTTAATGATTACGGTTTTGAACTATTATCCGATCAAGAAATTGATATGCAACAGGTGTTAGATAATAATCTATTTACGACAGATTTTATGTTGAGCGATTTACAAAAAAGCTTAAATGCAACCGAAATGGCCCGAAGATCGTTCAGAGATATTGCCGTAATTAGTGGAATGGTTTTTACGGGCTACCCCAATAAAGGCATTAAAATGAAGCATTTACAAAGTAGTTCTCAATTGCTATTTGATGTTTTTCGCGATTACGAAGCCGACAATCTATTATTTCAACAGGCGTTTAGCGAAACTTTTGAACATCAATTAGAGCAAGGTCGTTTAGGTTTAGCGCTAGAACGAATTGCCGAACAAGACATTATATGGAAAGCCTGCAAAAAGCCAACACCCTTTTCTTTCCCAATTATTACGGACCGTTTGCGAGAAAAATTATCCAGTGAAAAACTAGCCGATCGCATAAAAAAAATGACAGCGATTTTAATGAAGTAA
- a CDS encoding ligase-associated DNA damage response exonuclease, with protein sequence MTKPLLEFTDKGIYCSAAKVYLDPWKPVDKAIITHGHADHSRWGHKAYITHPHNIPIIKHRLGDISVTGKAWGESFMINNVKFSLHPAGHIIGSSQVRVEHKGEVWVFTGDYKTENDGISTPYEAVKCNTFITECTFGLPAFKWTPQHEVMNQINEWWVLNKAEGKTSILFGYSLGKAQRLLHSLNPEIGSIYTHGAIENMTEVLRPLVNFPKTTLITATTKKQDLQGNMVLAPPSAHGSTWIRKMVPYVTGSASGWMAFRGARRRRAIDKGFVLSDHCDWNGLLTSIKATGAEKIICTHGYTDIFSRYLRELGYDARTEETQYGQEETDETKEKTATE encoded by the coding sequence ATGACAAAACCCTTACTTGAATTTACCGATAAAGGCATTTATTGCAGTGCGGCGAAAGTATATTTAGATCCTTGGAAGCCCGTCGATAAAGCCATAATTACCCACGGGCATGCGGATCACAGCCGATGGGGTCATAAAGCGTATATTACGCATCCTCACAATATCCCGATTATAAAACACAGGTTGGGCGACATTTCTGTTACCGGAAAGGCTTGGGGGGAAAGCTTTATGATCAACAATGTAAAATTTAGCTTGCATCCTGCCGGACATATTATTGGCTCTTCACAAGTCAGGGTTGAGCACAAAGGTGAGGTTTGGGTATTTACTGGGGATTATAAAACAGAAAATGATGGCATTTCAACCCCCTATGAGGCAGTAAAATGCAACACCTTTATTACTGAATGTACCTTTGGATTACCTGCTTTTAAATGGACACCTCAACATGAGGTTATGAACCAGATTAACGAATGGTGGGTCTTGAATAAAGCGGAAGGAAAAACATCTATCTTATTTGGCTATAGTTTAGGAAAAGCCCAACGCTTGCTGCACTCTTTAAATCCTGAAATAGGATCTATTTATACGCATGGTGCTATTGAAAATATGACTGAAGTATTGCGCCCTTTGGTGAATTTTCCTAAAACTACCCTAATCACTGCGACCACTAAAAAGCAAGACCTACAAGGCAATATGGTGTTGGCCCCACCAAGTGCACATGGCAGCACCTGGATTCGAAAAATGGTACCGTATGTTACGGGTTCGGCAAGTGGCTGGATGGCTTTTCGCGGTGCCAGAAGAAGACGAGCCATAGACAAGGGTTTTGTTCTCAGTGACCATTGCGATTGGAACGGTTTATTGACAAGTATAAAAGCTACAGGTGCTGAAAAGATCATATGTACGCATGGATATACGGATATTTTTTCTCGGTATTTAAGAGAATTAGGCTACGATGCTAGAACTGAAGAAACGCAATATGGGCAAGAAGAGACTGATGAAACAAAGGAAAAAACAGCGACTGAATAA
- a CDS encoding TerB family tellurite resistance protein has product MSIVDLYSSGEHRSNLAHFAAIATLAAIDGEVNPQEKVMLDRFARKLDITDAEYKEVMRAENKYAINPPSSLEERLERLFDLFRIVFADHEIDDEEKSLVRKYAIGLGYSAEKADEVISKSIAIFTGKIDFEAYLYLLKR; this is encoded by the coding sequence ATGTCGATTGTAGATTTATATAGTAGTGGAGAACATAGAAGTAATTTAGCTCATTTTGCGGCAATAGCTACATTAGCAGCGATTGACGGGGAAGTAAACCCGCAAGAAAAAGTAATGCTTGATCGTTTTGCAAGAAAATTGGATATTACTGACGCAGAATATAAAGAAGTAATGCGTGCTGAAAATAAATATGCTATTAATCCGCCATCTAGCTTGGAGGAGCGTTTGGAGCGTTTATTCGATTTATTTAGAATTGTTTTCGCAGATCATGAAATTGACGATGAAGAAAAATCCTTAGTACGCAAATATGCTATTGGACTGGGGTATTCCGCAGAAAAAGCAGACGAGGTTATCAGTAAATCTATTGCGATTTTTACTGGAAAAATAGATTTTGAGGCTTATTTGTACCTGTTGAAACGATAG
- the fbp gene encoding class 1 fructose-bisphosphatase, whose protein sequence is MTRQYKTLGEFIIEHQDSFKYSSGELSRLLNGIRLAAKVVNHEVNKAGLVDIIGEAGDTNIQGENQQKLDVLANEKFIQTLKKREIVCGIASEEEDDFIRINSFDNNHQNKYVVLIDPLDGSSNIDVNVSVGTIFSIYRRVTPVGTPVQLEDFLQPGINQIAAGYIIYGTSTMLVYTTGDGVNGFTLNPALGTFYLSHPNMNFPETGKIYSVNEGNYTHFPQGVKDYIKYCQQEEGDRPYTSRYIGSLVSDFHRNMIKGGIYMYPKSSVASEGKLRLLYECNPMAFIAEQANGLASDGKRRIMEIEPTELHQRVPFFCGSRKMVEKAEEFMK, encoded by the coding sequence ATGACCAGACAATACAAAACTCTAGGTGAGTTTATTATTGAGCATCAAGATTCTTTTAAATATTCGTCAGGAGAACTATCTCGACTTTTAAATGGGATAAGGCTCGCCGCAAAAGTAGTGAACCATGAAGTAAATAAAGCGGGGTTGGTAGATATTATCGGAGAAGCAGGGGATACAAATATTCAAGGTGAAAATCAACAAAAACTAGACGTTTTAGCGAATGAAAAATTTATTCAAACCCTAAAAAAACGCGAAATAGTTTGTGGTATAGCTTCAGAGGAAGAAGACGATTTTATTCGTATCAACAGTTTTGATAATAACCATCAAAACAAATATGTGGTTTTAATAGATCCCTTAGATGGTTCCTCTAATATTGATGTGAACGTTTCTGTAGGTACTATATTTTCTATTTACCGACGTGTTACACCAGTAGGCACACCAGTACAATTAGAAGATTTTTTGCAGCCTGGCATTAACCAAATTGCCGCGGGTTATATTATTTATGGCACCAGTACCATGCTTGTGTATACTACCGGTGATGGGGTCAACGGCTTTACACTGAACCCTGCCTTAGGTACTTTCTATTTATCACACCCGAATATGAATTTTCCAGAAACAGGTAAAATTTATTCGGTCAACGAAGGTAATTATACGCATTTTCCACAAGGGGTTAAAGACTATATAAAATATTGTCAGCAAGAGGAAGGAGATAGACCCTATACCTCACGCTATATTGGATCTTTAGTGTCTGATTTTCATCGAAATATGATTAAAGGCGGTATTTATATGTACCCAAAAAGCAGTGTCGCATCAGAAGGCAAACTCAGATTGCTTTATGAATGCAATCCTATGGCTTTTATTGCAGAACAAGCGAACGGTTTGGCAAGTGATGGTAAAAGGCGAATTATGGAAATTGAACCTACTGAACTTCACCAACGTGTTCCATTTTTCTGCGGAAGCCGAAAAATGGTAGAGAAAGCTGAAGAGTTTATGAAATAG